GGGAGTTGAgagttagttgtttttaatgctTTCATGTTTTTGCGATttagtagtttttttaaaaaacgcaaaACAATTTTTGTATTACATGTGATTTTTATTAAGCAAGTGAAAATTCTAAATCAGGCTGCGATATGCTTTTGCAAAAAACGCCATCAGGCTTAGAGTATGCATGCGTTATGCTTATTAAATTGAAGATAAAACTGTGAGGCAAGTTCAAAAAAGGGGAAGAAATCGCAAAAACTTCgcaataatataataatgtttTCCTAAAAGTAAATCGATGGACGCGCTCATTAAAGGGGCACGGCCGGAGCGGACTGAGGCTCTCATTTAAGAAAATGCCGTATTCTTCTCTAAAGAAAAGTcgatattgatttttttatgttttctgcATTCTCAATAAATATTTATCGCGTGTACAATATTCAAGATTTCTCAGCTTTTTCATCTTTGTGTAAAATAAGACCTTTCTCAATAAGATCCGGTATTTCAACAGCCATCCACGGTCCAagctagaaaaacaaaaataaacaattacaTTAACGATACTAGCTTTCAAGTCCCATAATTTTAGCGATTTTATCGAAATTTAGagtttttttacaacaatggGCGCTTATTCGGACAACAAACGTTTATTAAGACTACTAGCTAAGAGTGGGCGTTGACCGTATTTACTTACGAATCAAAAATTGAACCCCCAAAACTATTGTTTTATTAACAAAGCATTTCACTGCACTGCAATAGACAATAAAAGGTGAGCTTAAAGAAAGCGTATAATGAAATTTCTTACTTagcataaaaaaaaatccttgcTTTTTTTTTTCGCAAACATTAACTTGGGCGAATTAAAGGGGGGAAATATGTTGATAAACCTTCGCAGCGAGCTTCTGCAATTAAAGTTACAGGCAGAAATAGGCCGTCGGAGCATTTACATAATGTTTTTTGCTAACAGATCATAGTAACTTCAATCGTTGACTTACCCCTAATGCCATCGCATGTGCAATACCAAATTTTGGCACATTTCTTGCCCATAACGGTTTAAAATGATCCGTTAAACAAATCTTTCCTCCTctagaaaaaatatgtaatgaGTACCATGCAACTACTTGTACACACACAGTCGTAACTGATaccatgcaagtatttttacacACACAGTCGCAACTGATACCATGCAAGTACTTGCACAAACACAGTTAAAACTGGTACCATGCAACTACTTGTACACGCAGAGTTGCAAATAAAACCATACAACTACTTGGACACACAGTTGCAAATGGTACCACCCAACTATTTGACATTTTTCAACTATTTCATTTTTGTATAACCAGCATTTTTACCTGTACATTTTCGCTGTCTTTCCATCTAATTCTGGTATAGCAATTTCTGGAGCCGTGCTTGGATACGTCACAGGGATCTGCagatataattaaaataaacattaacaaGAGTAAAGGAAAATTAGGAATTTCAGACTGCAATATTGTAGTTATTGGGACAAATGGGTTATTTTTTCAAAGGTGAAAAAGCCAGAAAATGTAAAATTCCATGTTATTTATTGGCCCCATGGTATGAAATAATGAGAACCTATTACTGTCAACAATCCTTTTGCCTGTACTTTTTCACTATTCCTTAAAGACATAAGATTGATGTCCCATACGTAGCAAAATGTCCAATACGTaacgttttttaagaaaaaagacaaaaagtgAGCTCTT
Above is a window of Hydractinia symbiolongicarpus strain clone_291-10 chromosome 3, HSymV2.1, whole genome shotgun sequence DNA encoding:
- the LOC130636331 gene encoding ubiquitin-fold modifier-conjugating enzyme 1, translated to MVDAATKKTVAAIPQLKTKAGPRDGDQWVARLKEEYQSLIKYVSTNKEQDNDWFRLESNKEGTRWWGKCWHMHNLMKYEFDLEFDIPVTYPSTAPEIAIPELDGKTAKMYRGGKICLTDHFKPLWARNVPKFGIAHAMALGLGPWMAVEIPDLIEKGLILHKDEKAEKS